In the genome of Kitasatospora cineracea, one region contains:
- a CDS encoding phosphopantetheine-binding protein has protein sequence MSAADPVLETVRAAVRAAAPAFTGDDTTELILERVLDSLALVGVVARLEHELGVSIRDTEVLPRNFHSVTAIRAFLATKGR, from the coding sequence GTGAGCGCCGCCGACCCGGTCCTGGAGACCGTCCGGGCCGCGGTCCGGGCCGCGGCGCCGGCCTTCACCGGCGACGACACCACCGAGCTGATCCTGGAACGGGTCCTCGACTCGCTGGCGCTGGTCGGTGTGGTGGCCCGGTTGGAGCACGAACTCGGCGTGTCGATCCGGGACACCGAGGTGCTGCCCCGGAACTTCCACTCCGTCACCGCGATCCGGGCCTTCCTCGCCACCAAGGGCCGCTGA
- a CDS encoding MFS transporter encodes MVTGTGEQTRTGPARGADGDSEVLRDPRFRRLWTANGFRDTAAEVAGFSLPVTAVVLLHATALEASLVAVFTRLGYLLVGLPAGAWVDRWRKRTVLLAADLAYALAFASVPATYALGCLTIPQLFAVAFVASVAGVFFDVAHTSVLPLLVSKRRVADANARLQTSENTIRTVSPGTAGLLTQAVPAPLLYGLAACLHLLSSLLVRGVRPETDVARPADGTRRLRHDIAAGIRVTTRQPLVRLLMAQAALNNLGAGVILAVLPVFLLHDLGLAPWLYGALSTAGAAAGVLSSLVGPRLRRRLGEIRMVFVFSASAPVAAVGAPLAGLAPGAAVPLVAAAQVLIGFVVVGRAIASAGLRARVTPTRYMARVAAAAGVVTQGTTPLGALLGGLLATSWSAAAALWAGVALMALPVVLLARSPLRGHRTLPVEWEED; translated from the coding sequence GTGGTGACCGGAACCGGCGAGCAGACCCGGACGGGACCGGCCCGCGGCGCGGACGGCGACTCGGAAGTGCTGCGGGACCCGCGGTTCCGACGGCTGTGGACGGCGAACGGGTTCCGGGACACCGCGGCCGAGGTGGCCGGATTCTCGCTGCCCGTCACCGCCGTGGTGCTGCTGCACGCGACGGCTCTGGAGGCGAGCCTGGTCGCGGTGTTCACCCGGCTCGGCTACCTGCTGGTGGGCTTGCCGGCCGGGGCCTGGGTCGACCGGTGGCGCAAGCGGACGGTCCTGCTGGCCGCCGACCTGGCCTACGCGCTGGCGTTCGCCAGCGTCCCGGCGACGTACGCACTGGGCTGCCTGACGATCCCCCAGCTGTTCGCGGTCGCCTTCGTCGCCAGCGTGGCGGGGGTCTTCTTCGACGTCGCTCACACCAGCGTGCTGCCGCTGCTGGTCTCCAAGCGCCGGGTCGCCGACGCCAACGCCCGGCTGCAGACCTCCGAGAACACGATCCGGACGGTCTCCCCCGGCACGGCCGGCCTGCTCACCCAAGCCGTCCCGGCCCCGCTGCTGTACGGCCTCGCCGCCTGCCTGCACCTGCTGTCCAGCCTGCTGGTGCGCGGCGTCCGCCCGGAGACGGACGTGGCCCGGCCCGCCGACGGGACGCGCCGATTGCGCCACGACATCGCCGCGGGAATCCGGGTGACGACCCGTCAGCCACTGGTGCGGCTGCTGATGGCCCAGGCGGCGCTCAACAACCTGGGCGCGGGCGTGATCCTGGCGGTCCTGCCGGTGTTCCTGCTGCACGACCTCGGCCTCGCGCCGTGGTTGTACGGCGCGCTGTCGACGGCGGGCGCCGCGGCGGGCGTGCTGTCCTCGCTGGTCGGTCCCCGGCTGCGGCGGCGGCTCGGCGAGATCCGGATGGTCTTCGTGTTCTCCGCATCGGCCCCGGTCGCGGCCGTCGGCGCGCCGCTTGCCGGGCTCGCGCCGGGTGCGGCGGTGCCGCTGGTCGCGGCCGCCCAGGTACTGATCGGCTTCGTCGTGGTCGGACGGGCGATCGCCTCCGCGGGCCTGCGGGCCCGGGTGACACCGACCCGCTACATGGCCCGGGTCGCCGCAGCGGCCGGCGTCGTCACCCAGGGCACCACCCCGCTGGGGGCACTGCTGGGCGGCCTGCTGGCCACGTCCTGGTCCGCGGCCGCCGCCCTCTGGGCGGGCGTCGCGCTGATGGCGCTGCCCGTCGTCCTGCTGGCCCGCTCGCCGCTGCGCGGACACCGCACCCTGCCGGTCGAATGGGAGGAAGACTGA
- a CDS encoding acyl-CoA dehydrogenase family protein: MLTERAAGPAPAEAFTAWLPGVRSWAAAARPTRADWAAGAGLGLLSLSVPTGSGGAGAGYLATCRAWEAAGESAVLAGADEPGGLLFGMAAHLWACQEPLLAFGTPGQHAALLPGMLTGSVAGAFAATEDEAGSDVFSMRTRAERDDAGRWRLDGAKAFVTNAPFADVFLVLARTGAGSALGALSAFLVPRGTAGLTVGPALTQVGPAGAAMAPVQFDGVRVGPDACLGGEGAGFAVLMHAMRHERAMILAPAVGLMAGALARAVEHARRRVQFGRPIGAFDSVRERLVDAELSVTAAREVLHGTARLADLGELTHRRAALTKLHVSREFGRLGRRLADLYGGYAVLPSTGIAQLLQDALASRFYSGTEDMQVKVIAEGWGL; this comes from the coding sequence GTGCTGACGGAGCGGGCCGCCGGTCCGGCCCCCGCCGAAGCGTTCACCGCGTGGTTGCCCGGAGTGCGGAGCTGGGCGGCCGCGGCGCGGCCGACCCGGGCCGACTGGGCCGCGGGGGCCGGGCTGGGTCTGCTGTCGCTGTCCGTCCCGACCGGATCCGGCGGGGCGGGGGCCGGCTACCTGGCGACGTGCCGCGCCTGGGAAGCAGCCGGTGAGTCGGCGGTGCTGGCGGGCGCCGACGAGCCGGGCGGGCTGCTGTTCGGCATGGCCGCGCACCTGTGGGCCTGCCAGGAGCCGCTGCTGGCCTTCGGCACGCCCGGGCAGCACGCGGCGCTGCTGCCCGGCATGCTGACGGGCTCGGTGGCGGGCGCGTTCGCGGCCACCGAGGACGAAGCCGGTTCGGACGTGTTCTCGATGCGGACCCGTGCGGAGCGGGACGACGCGGGGCGGTGGCGGCTCGACGGGGCGAAGGCGTTCGTCACCAACGCCCCGTTCGCCGACGTGTTCCTGGTGCTGGCCCGCACCGGCGCGGGCAGCGCGCTCGGCGCGCTGTCGGCGTTCCTGGTGCCACGCGGCACGGCGGGCCTGACGGTGGGGCCGGCGCTCACCCAGGTGGGACCGGCCGGGGCCGCGATGGCCCCGGTGCAGTTCGACGGCGTCCGGGTCGGGCCCGACGCCTGCCTGGGCGGTGAGGGAGCCGGGTTCGCGGTGCTGATGCACGCGATGCGCCACGAGCGGGCCATGATCCTGGCCCCGGCCGTGGGCCTGATGGCCGGCGCGCTCGCCCGCGCCGTCGAGCACGCCCGCCGCCGGGTGCAGTTCGGCCGCCCGATCGGTGCGTTCGACTCCGTGCGGGAGCGGCTGGTCGACGCCGAACTGTCCGTCACCGCCGCCCGGGAAGTGCTGCACGGCACCGCTCGGCTCGCCGACCTGGGTGAACTGACGCACCGGCGTGCCGCCTTGACGAAGCTCCACGTGAGCCGGGAGTTCGGCCGACTGGGCCGGCGCCTGGCCGATCTGTACGGCGGCTACGCGGTGCTGCCCAGCACCGGGATCGCCCAGTTGCTGCAGGACGCGCTGGCCAGCCGCTTCTACTCGGGAACGGAGGACATGCAGGTGAAGGTGATCGCTGAGGGGTGGGGCCTGTGA
- a CDS encoding amino acid adenylation domain-containing protein gives MAAERRLTADLRRTADLHGGRTAVIDGSGALSYAELDAAVDVLAGALRAHGVRPGDAVAWCGSRSATAVAVVHAVLRAGAGYAPLDPDGPAGRAARLVERLRPRAVVADGPARSAWEAVGAGSSWSPLPTTGATELWIALVPEPRAVPAEQPAYVLHTSGSTGVPKGVVHTHDSAAAFVDWGVSELGLGPDDVLLNSAPLHFDLSTLDLFGACRVGAAVAVLPPSVAPFPAGYADFLRRSGATVWYTVPSALAWLTARGTELLSELKGLRAAVFAGEALRPADVDRLRTVLPGLRVWNWYGPTETNVCASYELPPDHGPNRPAPIGRAAAGAELLIVDDRSEQVADGEPGRLLVRGATLMAGYADGREVFVRTADGRTWYPTGDLVRRDADGLLAYLGRTDQQVKSRGYRIELGEVEALIGALPEVRSCVAVAVPDDLLGTAVVGFVRPAERPPGPSSGLAAAVRAALPSYLVPARLFVLTGDFPRLSSGKTDRAALAAGAVGDGALEGTDRVW, from the coding sequence ATGGCCGCTGAGCGGCGGCTCACCGCCGACCTGCGCCGCACGGCCGACCTGCACGGCGGGCGAACCGCGGTGATCGACGGCTCCGGCGCGCTGAGCTACGCCGAACTGGACGCGGCGGTGGACGTCCTGGCCGGAGCGCTGCGCGCGCACGGAGTACGGCCGGGTGACGCCGTCGCGTGGTGCGGGAGCAGGTCCGCAACCGCCGTGGCGGTGGTGCACGCGGTGCTACGGGCGGGCGCCGGCTACGCGCCGCTGGACCCGGACGGCCCCGCGGGGCGGGCGGCGCGGCTGGTGGAACGGCTGCGTCCGCGGGCCGTCGTCGCCGACGGGCCTGCCCGGTCGGCGTGGGAGGCGGTCGGCGCCGGTTCGAGTTGGTCGCCGCTGCCGACAACCGGGGCCACCGAACTGTGGATCGCCCTCGTCCCGGAGCCCCGCGCCGTCCCTGCCGAGCAGCCCGCCTACGTACTGCACACCTCGGGCAGCACAGGGGTGCCGAAGGGCGTGGTGCACACCCACGACAGCGCGGCGGCGTTCGTGGACTGGGGGGTGTCCGAACTCGGCCTCGGCCCGGACGACGTGCTGCTCAACTCGGCACCGCTGCACTTCGACCTGTCGACCCTCGATCTGTTCGGGGCGTGCCGGGTGGGCGCGGCCGTGGCGGTGCTGCCGCCGTCCGTGGCCCCGTTCCCGGCGGGCTACGCCGACTTCCTGCGGCGCTCCGGCGCCACCGTCTGGTACACGGTGCCGTCCGCGCTGGCCTGGCTGACCGCCCGCGGGACGGAGCTGCTGTCGGAGCTGAAGGGCCTGCGCGCGGCCGTGTTCGCGGGCGAGGCACTCCGCCCGGCCGACGTGGACCGCCTGCGCACGGTGCTGCCCGGTCTGCGGGTGTGGAACTGGTACGGGCCGACCGAGACCAACGTGTGCGCCTCGTACGAGCTCCCGCCGGACCACGGGCCGAACCGGCCGGCTCCGATCGGCCGGGCCGCCGCGGGAGCCGAACTCCTGATCGTCGACGACCGTTCGGAGCAGGTCGCCGACGGCGAACCGGGCCGGTTGCTGGTGCGCGGGGCCACCCTCATGGCGGGCTACGCCGACGGGCGGGAGGTGTTCGTCCGCACCGCCGACGGGCGGACCTGGTACCCCACCGGAGACCTGGTCCGGCGCGACGCCGACGGTCTGCTGGCCTACCTCGGCCGGACCGACCAGCAGGTCAAATCACGCGGGTACCGGATCGAGCTCGGCGAGGTGGAGGCGTTGATCGGCGCGCTGCCCGAGGTGCGGTCGTGCGTGGCGGTGGCGGTACCCGACGACCTGCTCGGCACCGCGGTCGTCGGCTTCGTCCGGCCGGCCGAGCGGCCGCCCGGGCCGTCGTCCGGGCTGGCGGCCGCCGTCCGCGCCGCGCTGCCGTCCTACCTGGTGCCGGCCCGGCTGTTCGTCCTCACCGGGGACTTCCCCCGGCTCAGTAGCGGGAAGACCGACCGGGCCGCGCTGGCGGCCGGTGCCGTCGGCGACGGCGCTCTCGAAGGGACGGACCGGGTGTGGTGA